From a region of the Procambarus clarkii isolate CNS0578487 chromosome 2, FALCON_Pclarkii_2.0, whole genome shotgun sequence genome:
- the LOC138366946 gene encoding uncharacterized protein, giving the protein MSAKIDECLKNVQSSSVGIHSMSGFAINFSYIRHPMHLGSYVPYPAKLKGKESVFNPESEGDECLLQCIAAYKNLALGRTMNNVRHHYKNLRWCRRFVVWADEIRFPVSFDNLKKIEKLNKISIYIYTVTHESSRYYLSLARKSQEKYADKVPMLLLEGKHLCLIKDFDKFVKNINHNYGRIPNTHKFCKICLLHAPLDEIQAHEESCTVSQVFSFYNANDKISFKNYGRTYSPTHTAYYDFECLLDRQNPRGMVECKHKAIAYAYMILDREFNVVETYSYVGPDAVNHFITKLEASWKAIHAQLPNFPKNLSREQKRMFQRQNTCQLCHQTFKNKKDKHRHHNHAIQENNYLGAYCARCNLQCKNARRYLTTFSHNAAYDLGIILKEMPKNPHRDVEILTKEGLKFMQVIIGKLKFLDSLALLNGSLGTLASEHVASKKPTKYTEHILNGVSDEAKALLIKGKQSLCYDYISSMDVLDEPQLPSRDKFYNVLHDSPLSEEDYNIALKVFNLGNCTNIKDYLMLYLKVDVGMLVDIITLWRTSFKEIYELDIVFYVSLPSYAWDAFLFKSKVVLDYVYDQNIYDLLRRNLRGGFISSIRQFTQTVNEHTTSNPSSDDDTHILYLDFNSLYAACMAEVLPQGGIRQLTDLERDTLLGQGLQHIPCDQDKGYWILCDTKHVSPEVARYTDDLPLVLSHTNITEEFLSEYSKKTLNDEKRKLPPKNTKLIASHLPQNNYLVSLDFLQLLLKLGLEVERVKTIYEFKQAPYLKDFISTNIRERANTTCKVKEKAFKLISNSLYGKSMTNISRYANTHHLVTTKHSFLTHARNPLYKRAVSLGPDRVLCTVMKDIIKVTTPSYMGYQILQIAKRRLYEFWYNVVKAHYGERARLIYTDTDSFIFTLTCKDAFQEMTKAPLVDYMDFSNFDKDHPMYSATRKGELGLLKSEVKQKIITELIALKPKTYSLLTLDKEHLCKCKGIPYHQQKKITHASFQNTLETNTTFNFVSRSIRNVNGQIGTCKTTKRGLSAFDDKRYLISPTESLAYGHPDIPERQVEEEVQVEEEVQVQVEEEVQVEEEVQVQVEEEVQVEEEVQVRVEEEVQVEDPVIVDNPQPRRQLFPIFNLWEKRDKVAQQLFPNNN; this is encoded by the coding sequence atgtctgctaaaattgatgaatgcctaaaaaatgtccaatcctcaagtgtaggaattcattccatgtcgggctttgccattaatttttcatatattcgccaccctatgcaccttggatcttacgtaccatatcctgcaaaattaaagggtaaagaatcagtatttaatcctgaaagtgaaggagatgagtgtttgttacagtgcattGCAGCGTATAAAAACTTAGCATTGGGCAGGACTATGAATAACGTTAGACATCATTACAAAAACCTtcgatggtgtagaagattcgtagtatgggcagatgaaatcagattccccgtatcatttgataaccttaagaaaatagagaagcttaacaaaatttctatttatatttatacagtaactcatgaaagtagcagatactatcttagtttagctaggaaaagccaggaaaagtatgccgataaagtccctatgttgttattagaaggcaagcatctttgtctgatcaaggactttgataaatttgtaaagaatATTAACCATAACTAcggtagaattcctaacactcacaaattctgcaaaatttgtcttttgcatgctcccttagatgaaattcaggctcacgaagagtcatgcactgtatcccaagtattttcgttctataatgctaatgataaaatcagttttaaaaattatggtaggacctatagcccaactcacaccgcctattacgattttgaatgtcttttagaccgtcaaaatcctagaggcatggtggaatgtaagcataaagcaattgcttatgcttacatgattttagacagggaattcaatgtcgtagaaacgtattcatacgtaggtccagacgcggtcaatcattttattacaaagctagaagcctcatggaaagctattcatgctcagctccccaacttccctaagaacttgtctagagaacagaaaagaatgtttcaaagacaaaatacgtgtcaattgtgtcatcaaactttcaagaataagaaagataaacatagacatcataatcatgctattcaggaaaataattacttaggtgcttattgtgctcgctgcaatttacaatgtaaaaatgctcgtagatacttgaccacattttcccataatgctgcctatgatcttggaattatacttaaagaaatgcccaaaaatcctcaccgtgatgtagaaattctaaccaaggaaggattgaaattcatgcaagtcatcataggtaaacttaaattcctagatagcctagctctccttaatgggtcattaggaaccttagcaagcgagcacgttgccagtaagaaacccaccaagtacactgaacacatactaaatggcgtatccgatgaagctaaagctctgttaattaaaggtaaacaaagcctatgttatgattatatttcttccatggacgtgttagacgaacctcagctcccatcgcgagataagttttataatgttttacatgactctccactgtctgaagaagattataacattgctcttaaagtatttaatttagggaactgtacaaacataaaggattacctcatgttatatttaaaagttgacgtaGGAATGTTAGTTGATATAAttacactttggcgaacatcattcaaagaaatttatgaactagatattgttttctatgtatcacttcctagttacgcttgggacgcattcttatttaaatcaaaagttgtacttgactatgtgtatgatcagaatatatatgatttgttgagaaggaatcttagaggggggttcatatcttccataagacaatttacacagactgttaacgagcacactacatctaacccaAGCTCTGACGACGATACTCATATTTTGTACCTCGACTTCAACAGCctatatgcagcgtgcatggctgaggtacttccccagggagggattagacaattaactgaccttgagcgggataccttattagggcaagggttacaacatatcccctgtgatcaagacaaaggttattggattttatgcgatacaaaacatgtatctcccgaggtagccaggtatactgatgatctgccccttgtactgtctcatactaatataactgaggagtttttgtcagagtacagtaagaaaacccttaatgatgaaaaacgtaaactcccacctaaaaatactaagttaattgcatcccacttgccccaaaacaattacttagtaagccttgatttcctacaattgctattaaaactagggctagaagttgaacgagtaaaaacaatctatgaatttaaacaggctccctatttaaaagattttatttcaaccaacattcgagaacgagccaataccacctgtaaagttaaagaaaaagcctttaaactcataagtaatagtctgtacgggaaatcaatgacaaatatatctcgatatgctaatactcaccatctagtaacgacaaaacattcattcttaactcatgcaagaaaccctttgtataaacgagctgtctctttaggtccagatagggttctctgtacagtaatgaaagacatcattaaagttaccactccttcttacatgggatatcagatcttgcagatagccaagaggcgtttatacgagttctggtataatgtagttaaagcccattatggggagagagctagactaatttatacggatacagactcattcatatttactctgacctgtaaagatgctttccaagaaatgacaaaagctcctctagtagattatatggatttcagtaatttcgacaaagatcatcctatgtattctgctactcgcaaaggtgaactaggactcctcaagtcagaagtaaagcagaaaattataactgaattaattgcactcaagcctaaaacttactctctcctaacccttgataaagaacatttatgtaaatgtaaagggattccttatcaccaacaaaagaaaataacacatgcatcttttcagaacacattagagacaaatacaacttttaattttgtatcccgatcCATTCGCAATGTTAACGGACAGATAGgcacgtgtaaaacaactaagcgcggtctgtcagcttttgatgacaagaggtatctcattagtcccacagagtcattagcttacggtcacccagacattccagagcgtcaggtagaggaagaggtacaggtagaagaagaggtgcaggtgcaggtagaggaagaggtacaggtagaagaagaggtgcaggtgcaggtagaggaagaggtacaggtagaggaagaggtgcaggtgcgggtagaggaagaggtgcaggtagaggatccagtaattgtagataatccccaaccaagacgtcaattgttccccatttttaatctttgggaaaagcgggataaagtcgctcagcaattattccctaacaacaactaa